From Strix uralensis isolate ZFMK-TIS-50842 chromosome 1, bStrUra1, whole genome shotgun sequence, a single genomic window includes:
- the C1H7orf25 gene encoding UPF0415 protein C7orf25 homolog isoform X1 — protein MNNVSNMSVQSLLCERIAVAKELIKRAEALSKSQKRKIEGGAKLCGKLRAELNFLHKVEAGKVAIKESHLQSTNLTHLQAIIQSAENLEDVVSVLRVFAYEDRFGDKQTLVVDVVANGGHTWVKAIGRKAEALHNIWLGRGQYGDKSVIEQAEDFLQASRQQPVEYSNPHIIFAFYNSVSSPMAERLKEMGISVRGDIVAVNSLAEPSTENRRLSASESDEEGPELLQVTRVDRENLVASIAFPTQIKVNVCNRVNLDITTLITYVSALSYGGCYFIFKEKVLTEQAAQERRERVLPQLEEFMEGKELFACQSAVRDFQSILETLGGPGEKERAALLVQRIHVVPDQPSDRALGLVASSKINSRSLTIFGTGDTLKAVTMTANSGFVRAAANQGVKFSVFVHQPRALTESKESVATPLPKSCPPDGL, from the exons AT GAATAATGTTTCCAACATGTCTGTGCAGTCGCTGCTTTGTGAAAGAATTGCTGTTGCCAAAGAATTGATCAAGAGAGCGGAAGCCCTTTCCAAGTCCCAGAAGAGGAAAATAGAAGGCGGGGCAAAACTATGTGGGAAACTGAGGGCTGAGCTAAACTTCTTACACAAGGTGGAGGCAGGGAAGGTGGCCATTAAAGAATCCCATCTGCAAAGTACAAACCTTACCCATCTCCAAGCCATTATTCAGTCAGCAGAGAACCTGGAGGATGTTGTCAGTGTCCTCCGTGTCTTTGCTTACGAGGACAGGTTTGGAGACAAGCAGACGCTGGTGGTAGACGTTGTTGCAAACGGAGGTCACACGTGGGTGAAGGCCATCGGCCGGAAGGCTGAGGCCCTGCATAACATCTGGCTGGGGAGAGGCCAGTATGGTGACAAAAGCGTCATTGAGCAGGCAGAGGACTTCCTGCAAGCCAGCCGTCAGCAGCCGGTGGAGTACAGCAACCCCCACATCATCTTTGCGTTCTACAACAGCGTGTCCAGTCCTATGGCAGAGAGGCTCAAGGAGATGGGAATATCTGTGCGAGGAGACATCGTGGCTGTGAACTCGCTGGCGGAGCCATCTACCGAGAACCGGCGCCTTAGTGCCAGTGAATCAGATGAAGAAGGCCCTGAACTCCTGCAGGTGACCAGAGTTGACCGGGAGAATTTAGTGGCCAGCATTGCTTTTCCTACCCAGATCAAAGTAAACGTGTGCAATAGAGTTAACCTGGACATCACTACCTTGATAACTTACGTCTCTGCTCTGAGCTACGGTGGCTGCTACTTCATCTTCAAAGAAAAAGTGCTAACAGAGCAAGCAGctcaggaaaggagggagagagtcCTGCCTCAGCTGGAGGAGTTCATGGAGGGGAAGGAGCTTTTTGCCTGTCAATCTGCTGTGAGAGATTTTCAGTCCATCTTGGAAACGCTGGGAGGACCGGGAGAGAAAGAGCGAGCTGCGTTACTTGTTCAAAGAATTCATGTGGTGCCAGATCAGCCGTCTGACCGTGCCTTAGGACTAGTGGCTAGTTCAAAAATCAACAGCCGTTCTCTTACCATTTTTGGGACAGGAGACACTTTAAAAGCCGTCACCATGACTGCAAATAGTGGTTTTGTGAGGGCAGCGGCTAACCAAGGTGTCAAGTTCAGTGTTTTTGTCCATCAGCCGCGAGCGTTGACAGAAAGCAAAGAATCTGTTGCCACACCTTTACCAAAGAGCTGCCCACCTGATGGACTATAA
- the C1H7orf25 gene encoding UPF0415 protein C7orf25 homolog isoform X2 produces MSVQSLLCERIAVAKELIKRAEALSKSQKRKIEGGAKLCGKLRAELNFLHKVEAGKVAIKESHLQSTNLTHLQAIIQSAENLEDVVSVLRVFAYEDRFGDKQTLVVDVVANGGHTWVKAIGRKAEALHNIWLGRGQYGDKSVIEQAEDFLQASRQQPVEYSNPHIIFAFYNSVSSPMAERLKEMGISVRGDIVAVNSLAEPSTENRRLSASESDEEGPELLQVTRVDRENLVASIAFPTQIKVNVCNRVNLDITTLITYVSALSYGGCYFIFKEKVLTEQAAQERRERVLPQLEEFMEGKELFACQSAVRDFQSILETLGGPGEKERAALLVQRIHVVPDQPSDRALGLVASSKINSRSLTIFGTGDTLKAVTMTANSGFVRAAANQGVKFSVFVHQPRALTESKESVATPLPKSCPPDGL; encoded by the coding sequence ATGTCTGTGCAGTCGCTGCTTTGTGAAAGAATTGCTGTTGCCAAAGAATTGATCAAGAGAGCGGAAGCCCTTTCCAAGTCCCAGAAGAGGAAAATAGAAGGCGGGGCAAAACTATGTGGGAAACTGAGGGCTGAGCTAAACTTCTTACACAAGGTGGAGGCAGGGAAGGTGGCCATTAAAGAATCCCATCTGCAAAGTACAAACCTTACCCATCTCCAAGCCATTATTCAGTCAGCAGAGAACCTGGAGGATGTTGTCAGTGTCCTCCGTGTCTTTGCTTACGAGGACAGGTTTGGAGACAAGCAGACGCTGGTGGTAGACGTTGTTGCAAACGGAGGTCACACGTGGGTGAAGGCCATCGGCCGGAAGGCTGAGGCCCTGCATAACATCTGGCTGGGGAGAGGCCAGTATGGTGACAAAAGCGTCATTGAGCAGGCAGAGGACTTCCTGCAAGCCAGCCGTCAGCAGCCGGTGGAGTACAGCAACCCCCACATCATCTTTGCGTTCTACAACAGCGTGTCCAGTCCTATGGCAGAGAGGCTCAAGGAGATGGGAATATCTGTGCGAGGAGACATCGTGGCTGTGAACTCGCTGGCGGAGCCATCTACCGAGAACCGGCGCCTTAGTGCCAGTGAATCAGATGAAGAAGGCCCTGAACTCCTGCAGGTGACCAGAGTTGACCGGGAGAATTTAGTGGCCAGCATTGCTTTTCCTACCCAGATCAAAGTAAACGTGTGCAATAGAGTTAACCTGGACATCACTACCTTGATAACTTACGTCTCTGCTCTGAGCTACGGTGGCTGCTACTTCATCTTCAAAGAAAAAGTGCTAACAGAGCAAGCAGctcaggaaaggagggagagagtcCTGCCTCAGCTGGAGGAGTTCATGGAGGGGAAGGAGCTTTTTGCCTGTCAATCTGCTGTGAGAGATTTTCAGTCCATCTTGGAAACGCTGGGAGGACCGGGAGAGAAAGAGCGAGCTGCGTTACTTGTTCAAAGAATTCATGTGGTGCCAGATCAGCCGTCTGACCGTGCCTTAGGACTAGTGGCTAGTTCAAAAATCAACAGCCGTTCTCTTACCATTTTTGGGACAGGAGACACTTTAAAAGCCGTCACCATGACTGCAAATAGTGGTTTTGTGAGGGCAGCGGCTAACCAAGGTGTCAAGTTCAGTGTTTTTGTCCATCAGCCGCGAGCGTTGACAGAAAGCAAAGAATCTGTTGCCACACCTTTACCAAAGAGCTGCCCACCTGATGGACTATAA